Proteins co-encoded in one Paenibacillus antri genomic window:
- the dnaJ gene encoding molecular chaperone DnaJ, which produces MAKRDFYEVLGVQKGASADEIKKAYRKLAREYHPDVNKAPDAADKFKEAKEAYDVLSDDSKRANYDRFGHADPNQGFGGFGGGGGADFGGGINDIFDMFFGGGGGRRNPNAPQRGADLEYQMQIEFKEAVFGKETDITIPRTETCDVCEGSGAKPGTKPETCSVCRGSGQQEVVQNTPFGRIVNRRACGNCNGTGKIIKDRCNNCWGAGKVKKQRKIHIRIPAGVDDGAQLRVSGEGESGMRGGPSGDLYISIRVKPHEFFEREGEDIYCEVPLTFAQAALGDEIEVPTLTERVKLKIPAGTQTDTYFRLKGKGVPRLRGHGQGDQHVKVVVVTPTNLSEEQKQLLRDFGGMSGERTHENNGFFERMRKAFKGD; this is translated from the coding sequence GTGGCGAAACGCGACTTTTACGAGGTGCTAGGGGTTCAGAAGGGGGCCTCCGCGGACGAGATCAAGAAGGCGTACCGGAAGCTGGCCCGGGAATACCATCCCGACGTGAACAAGGCGCCGGACGCGGCCGATAAGTTTAAAGAAGCGAAGGAAGCGTACGACGTCTTATCGGACGATTCGAAGCGCGCGAACTACGACCGCTTCGGCCACGCCGACCCGAACCAAGGCTTCGGCGGCTTCGGCGGCGGAGGCGGAGCGGATTTCGGCGGCGGCATCAACGATATTTTCGATATGTTCTTCGGCGGCGGCGGAGGTCGGCGCAACCCGAACGCGCCGCAGCGCGGGGCGGACCTCGAATATCAAATGCAGATCGAGTTTAAGGAAGCGGTCTTCGGCAAGGAAACCGACATTACGATTCCCCGCACGGAGACGTGCGACGTCTGCGAAGGGTCGGGCGCGAAGCCGGGCACGAAGCCGGAGACATGTTCCGTCTGCCGCGGCAGCGGACAACAGGAAGTCGTGCAGAACACGCCGTTCGGGCGCATCGTCAACCGCCGCGCCTGCGGCAATTGCAACGGCACGGGCAAGATCATTAAGGATCGCTGCAACAACTGTTGGGGCGCCGGTAAGGTCAAGAAGCAACGGAAGATCCACATCCGCATTCCGGCGGGCGTCGACGACGGCGCGCAGCTGCGCGTATCCGGCGAAGGCGAGAGCGGTATGCGCGGCGGACCTTCGGGCGACTTGTATATCTCGATCCGCGTTAAGCCGCACGAATTTTTCGAGCGGGAAGGCGAGGATATTTATTGCGAAGTGCCGCTAACGTTCGCGCAGGCGGCGCTCGGCGACGAGATCGAAGTGCCGACGCTGACCGAACGGGTCAAGTTGAAAATTCCGGCGGGCACGCAGACGGACACGTACTTCCGCTTGAAGGGCAAGGGCGTGCCGCGTCTTCGCGGCCATGGCCAAGGCGACCAGCATGTGAAAGTGGTCGTCGTTACGCCTACGAACTTGTCCGAAGAACAGAAGCAGCTGCTTCGCGATTTCGGCGGCATGTCCGGCGAGCGTACGCATGAAAATAACGGGTTCTTCGAACGGATGCGCAAGGCGTTCAAGGGCGATTAA